In Flavobacterium sp. GSB-24, the genomic window AGATCATGGCGTAACTACAATCGACACTGCTCCTTTTTACGGATTCGGTTTAAGTGAAGAAATGATTGGTGAAGCTATTAAAGGTCACGATCGCTCTAAAGTTCAACTCCTTACAAAATTCGGTTTGGTTTGGGACGGAAGTAATAACGGAAAAGGAGATTTCTTTTTTGATGCTGATGACAACGGAAAAAAAGTTCCTGTATACAAATATTCATCAAAGGAAAATGTGATTAAAGAAATCGAAGAAAGTTTAAAACGCCTTCAAACTGATTACATTGACCTTTTACAAATTCACTGGCCAGATGCTACAACACCAATTTCTGAAACAATGGAAGCTGTAGAAACCTTAATACAACAAGGAAAAATTAGAGCATTTGGAGTAAGTAATTATAATGTTTCTAAAATTCAGGAAGCACAAAAAACAGTTCAAATTGCTTCAAACCAAGTGGCGTACAGCATGCTAAACCGCAAAATCGAAACCGATTTAATTCCGTTTACAGTGGCGGAAAACATCGGAATTATTGCGTACAGTCCAATGGAAAGAGGTTTGTTAACTGGAAAATATTTCACAGACAGTAAATTAAAAGAAAACGATCATAGAAATGGTTACTTCAATCAATTTGACCTTCAAAAAGTTAAAACTTTAGTTGAAGAATTAACTTCTTTAGCACATGCAAAAGAAGCAAGCTTATCTCAATTAGTTTTACGTTGGACATCTTTACAAAAAGGAATTGCAATTGTTTTAGCAGGAGCAAGAAACGCAGAACAAGCCATTTCAAATGCCAAAACAATGAATTTCGATTTATCAGCTTCAGAATTGGATTTTATTAATCAGGCAATTGCTAAAATTAAATAATTCTCTTTTTAAACACATAGAAACATCGTTTTCACTGCATACAAAATACGTTTCAATTACATTAACAAACATAATCAACGTAATTTCTCATTTCGAGGACGAGACTCAAAATGACAAACTTTGAGAACTATGTGTTCGAAACCAGTTTCTTTCCATTCCCTTTTCCAAGAAAGAAAAACCTATGTTTCTATGTGTTTACAAACAATCTCAAAATTTAAATAATTAGAATTTGGGCGTGTCCCTCCGGGTCGGGCTTTCGGCTATATCTTTTGCTCCATTTCATTACGCAAAAGGATACCGCCTCAATCCCTCACGCATCCATTTTCATAAGAAACAATAATTTTTAAAATGAAAAAAATATTTATAATCAACGGCGGACAAAAATTCGCACATTCAGGCGGACAATTCAATAAAACAGTTCAGGATTGGACAGTTGAATTTCTTTCAAAAAACAATAATTATGAGATAAAGACAACTCATATAGAAGACAATATCGATCTTCAGGAAGAAGTAGAAAAATTCGTTTGGGCAGATTTAATTATCTATCACACACCCGTTTGGTGGTTTCAACTGCCAAATCTTTTTAAAAAATATATCGATGATGTTTTTACACAGGGACACAACAACGGAATCTATAAAAGTGACGGAAGAAGCCGCGTCAATCCAGACATCAACTACGGAACAGGCGGACTTTTACACGGTCGTAAATATATGCTGACAACCAGTTGGAATGCTCCAAAAACAGCGTTTACATTGCCCGGAGAATTCTTCGAAGAAACTTCTGTTGACGATGGCGTAATGTTTGGTTTTCATAAAATGAATAAATTTACAGGAATGGAACGCGTAAACGGATTCCATTTTCATGATGTAGAAAAAGGCGCAACACCAGAAAATATCGTTATCTTTAAAGAAGATTATACGAAACATTTGGAAGAAACTTTTAAAAACTTATAATATGATTTCGATTACCGCAATTTTAAAAAGTAAACCAGAGAACTTAATTGAAGTTCAAAATATGCTGACACATTTAGTAACCGAAACTAGAAAAGAAACAGCATGTATTCGTTACGATTTACATACTTCCGACAACGTATTTATTCTTTGGGAAGAATGGAGAGATCAAATTGGTCTAGATTTACATAACGCACAATCCTATTTAATTGATTTTATTTCAAAAACCGAAAGCTTAGTCGCAAGCCCAATTCAAGTTTACAAAACAGCTCAAATTTTATAAAGGTTTTCAGCCAT contains:
- a CDS encoding aldo/keto reductase is translated as MEYRKLGNSELELSTITYGAFAIGGTMWGGNEKKDSIDSIHASIDHGVTTIDTAPFYGFGLSEEMIGEAIKGHDRSKVQLLTKFGLVWDGSNNGKGDFFFDADDNGKKVPVYKYSSKENVIKEIEESLKRLQTDYIDLLQIHWPDATTPISETMEAVETLIQQGKIRAFGVSNYNVSKIQEAQKTVQIASNQVAYSMLNRKIETDLIPFTVAENIGIIAYSPMERGLLTGKYFTDSKLKENDHRNGYFNQFDLQKVKTLVEELTSLAHAKEASLSQLVLRWTSLQKGIAIVLAGARNAEQAISNAKTMNFDLSASELDFINQAIAKIK
- a CDS encoding NAD(P)H-dependent oxidoreductase, giving the protein MKKIFIINGGQKFAHSGGQFNKTVQDWTVEFLSKNNNYEIKTTHIEDNIDLQEEVEKFVWADLIIYHTPVWWFQLPNLFKKYIDDVFTQGHNNGIYKSDGRSRVNPDINYGTGGLLHGRKYMLTTSWNAPKTAFTLPGEFFEETSVDDGVMFGFHKMNKFTGMERVNGFHFHDVEKGATPENIVIFKEDYTKHLEETFKNL
- a CDS encoding putative quinol monooxygenase — protein: MISITAILKSKPENLIEVQNMLTHLVTETRKETACIRYDLHTSDNVFILWEEWRDQIGLDLHNAQSYLIDFISKTESLVASPIQVYKTAQIL